In Nocardia asteroides, the following proteins share a genomic window:
- a CDS encoding PadR family transcriptional regulator, whose protein sequence is MRIDKDLVAASATPLVLGILAEGESYGYAILEQVNALSRGRMQWTDGMLYPLLHRLERLGHVTSVWRTSEAGRRRKHYLITDAGRAALAERRAQWAVVAEALDQVWRDATTPPNIAKGWA, encoded by the coding sequence ATGCGGATCGACAAGGATCTGGTGGCGGCCTCGGCCACCCCGCTGGTGCTCGGCATCCTGGCCGAGGGCGAGTCGTACGGCTACGCCATCCTCGAGCAGGTGAACGCGCTCTCGCGCGGCCGCATGCAGTGGACCGACGGGATGCTGTACCCCCTGCTGCACCGGCTCGAACGCCTCGGTCACGTCACCTCGGTGTGGCGGACCTCGGAGGCGGGCCGCCGCCGCAAGCACTACCTGATCACCGACGCCGGCCGGGCCGCGCTCGCCGAACGACGCGCCCAGTGGGCCGTCGTCGCCGAGGCGCTGGACCAGGTCTGGCGCGACGCGACGACACCGCCGAACATCGCGAAGGGATGGGCGTGA